The following are from one region of the Bradyrhizobium sediminis genome:
- a CDS encoding LPS-assembly protein LptD: MRRHWMRSTVTAGPVLAVICGLILAAVIGVAGTAPASAQSFTYNPRPPKPAPVRPANDGQMLVQAVEVDYDYNNQRVAAVGNVQMFYNGTSVEADKVVYDQKTKRLHAEGNIRMTDAEGKITYANIMDLSDDYRDGFVDSLRVDTADATRMAATRMDRSSGNYTVFENGVYTACAPCKDDPKKPPLWQVKGARIIHDQTEKMLYFENAQLEFFGVPMAYLPYFSTPDPTVKRKTGFLMPGSSTVTAYGYGIETPFYWAIAPDYDATFNPRFTTRQGVLLQGEFRQRLINGSYQIRGYGIDQLDPGAFTGQPGDRQFRGGVDTKGQFALNDKWVWGWDGVLLSDYSFFTDYRLSQYRDPLGSFLSLPTEAISQLYLTGVGNRSFFDARAIYYLSFSGLQDKVPVIHPVIDYSNVINSPIFGGEVSYRTNFTSLSRNTAAFDPITTLANTNSLCTTASADPLARLPSQCLLRGVPGTYTRLTAEAQWRRSFTDSVGQIWTPFAIIRADAVSASISNQPGVSNFLPVGDTEALRLMPTVGMEYRYPFINVQPWGSTTIEPIAQIIIRPNETYAGRFPNEDAQSMVFDASNLFSVDKFSGYDRVEGGGRANVGVQATTQFDRGGSINVLFGQSYQLFGLNSYAVADVTNTGLASGLQNSRSDYVGRVNYSPNRTYTFSVRSRMDEATLNINRFEAEGRATFDRWSVSLLYGNYAAQPELGYLTRREGLLGTGSIKVAANWVVTGAARWDLEANKVNQYIVGAGYVDDCFVLAANYVTSYSYSAGTTPPVLSHAFMLQIGLRTLANSSSTGSASGIQ; the protein is encoded by the coding sequence GGCAGATGCTCGTCCAGGCCGTCGAGGTCGATTACGACTACAACAATCAGCGGGTCGCGGCGGTCGGCAACGTGCAGATGTTCTATAACGGCACCAGCGTCGAGGCCGACAAGGTCGTCTACGACCAGAAGACCAAGCGGCTCCACGCCGAGGGCAACATCCGCATGACCGATGCGGAAGGCAAGATCACCTACGCCAACATCATGGATCTGAGCGACGATTACCGTGACGGTTTCGTCGATTCGCTGCGCGTCGACACCGCCGACGCGACGCGCATGGCGGCAACCCGCATGGACCGTTCCAGCGGCAACTACACCGTCTTCGAGAATGGCGTTTATACCGCCTGCGCACCCTGCAAGGACGATCCGAAGAAGCCGCCGCTGTGGCAGGTCAAGGGCGCGCGCATCATTCACGACCAGACCGAGAAGATGCTCTACTTCGAGAACGCGCAGCTCGAATTCTTCGGCGTTCCGATGGCCTATCTGCCGTATTTTTCGACGCCCGATCCGACGGTGAAGCGCAAGACCGGTTTCCTGATGCCCGGCTCTTCCACGGTTACGGCCTACGGATATGGCATCGAAACCCCGTTCTATTGGGCCATCGCTCCGGACTACGACGCAACCTTCAACCCGCGTTTCACGACCCGGCAAGGTGTGCTGTTGCAGGGCGAGTTCCGCCAGCGCTTGATCAACGGATCGTATCAAATCCGCGGCTACGGCATCGACCAGCTCGACCCCGGCGCCTTTACAGGCCAGCCCGGCGACCGCCAGTTCCGAGGCGGCGTCGACACCAAGGGCCAGTTCGCGCTCAACGACAAATGGGTGTGGGGCTGGGATGGCGTCCTGCTCTCGGACTACTCCTTCTTCACGGATTACAGGCTGTCCCAGTACCGGGATCCGCTGGGCTCGTTCCTGAGCCTGCCGACCGAGGCGATTTCGCAGCTCTATCTGACCGGCGTCGGCAACCGCAGTTTCTTCGACGCGCGCGCGATCTACTATCTCAGTTTTTCGGGCCTCCAGGACAAGGTTCCCGTCATTCATCCGGTCATCGACTATTCGAACGTGATCAACAGCCCGATTTTCGGCGGCGAGGTCAGCTACAGGACCAACTTCACCAGCCTGTCGCGGAACACCGCGGCGTTCGACCCGATCACGACGCTCGCAAATACCAACAGCCTGTGCACGACCGCCTCTGCCGACCCGCTGGCGCGGCTGCCCAGCCAGTGCCTGCTTCGCGGCGTGCCCGGCACCTACACGCGCCTGACAGCCGAGGCGCAATGGCGGCGTTCATTCACCGATTCCGTCGGCCAGATCTGGACGCCGTTTGCCATCATCCGCGCCGACGCGGTCAGCGCCTCGATTTCGAACCAGCCCGGCGTCTCGAATTTCCTCCCGGTCGGCGACACTGAGGCGCTGCGCCTGATGCCGACCGTCGGCATGGAATATCGCTATCCCTTCATCAACGTTCAGCCGTGGGGCTCTACGACGATCGAGCCGATCGCACAGATCATCATTCGTCCCAACGAAACCTATGCGGGCCGGTTCCCCAACGAGGACGCGCAGAGCATGGTGTTCGACGCCAGCAACCTGTTCTCCGTCGACAAGTTCTCGGGCTACGACCGCGTCGAAGGCGGCGGCCGCGCCAATGTCGGCGTGCAGGCCACCACGCAATTCGACCGTGGCGGCTCCATCAATGTGTTGTTCGGCCAGTCCTACCAGCTGTTCGGCCTGAACTCGTACGCGGTGGCGGACGTGACCAACACCGGCCTCGCCTCCGGCTTGCAGAATTCCCGCTCCGACTATGTCGGCCGCGTCAATTATTCGCCGAACCGGACTTACACGTTCAGCGTTCGCTCGCGCATGGACGAGGCCACGCTGAATATCAATCGTTTCGAGGCTGAAGGCCGCGCCACTTTCGACCGCTGGTCGGTCAGCCTGCTGTACGGCAATTACGCCGCGCAGCCCGAACTCGGCTACCTGACGCGTCGAGAAGGATTGCTCGGCACCGGCTCGATCAAGGTCGCCGCAAACTGGGTGGTGACGGGTGCGGCCCGCTGGGATCTTGAAGCCAACAAGGTCAATCAGTACATCGTCGGCGCCGGCTACGTGGACGACTGCTTCGTGCTCGCCGCCAACTACGTGACGTCCTACAGCTACTCTGCGGGCACCACGCCGCCGGTACTCAGTCACGCGTTCATGCTGCAGATCGGCCTGCGGACGCTTGCCAACTCGTCCTCAACGGGCAGCGCCAGCGGCATACAATAA
- a CDS encoding SurA N-terminal domain-containing protein produces MTMTSPPLFHRFWSLILGCATALILMAAGSPLQAQTVVVMVNGEPITNYDIEQRGKLNFLTTRKPAVRQEVINELIDEKVKIKEGKRYGVDPTSSDIDQSYASMGARMRLAPDQLTKSLESQGIRPETLKARLKAEMVWSSLVRGRYRQSLQVGEKDVAAAVQANGNEKLEVEAFEYRLQPVVLIVPKGSPPATLEARRKEAEVLRGRVQTCEEANSYFKSMQNAAIREVVTKTSADIPAVLREVLDKTPIGHLTAPEVTKQGVEMVALCGRKATTVDTPKKKEIRDKMFVEKYEAKSKSYLQEVRRAAMIEYR; encoded by the coding sequence ATGACCATGACGAGCCCTCCGCTGTTTCACCGCTTTTGGTCTCTCATCCTGGGTTGCGCCACGGCGCTGATCCTGATGGCCGCCGGTTCGCCGCTGCAGGCGCAGACCGTCGTCGTCATGGTCAACGGCGAACCCATCACCAACTACGACATCGAACAGCGGGGCAAGCTGAACTTCCTGACCACGCGCAAGCCCGCCGTCCGCCAGGAGGTGATCAATGAACTGATCGACGAAAAGGTGAAGATCAAGGAAGGCAAGAGATACGGCGTCGACCCGACCAGTTCCGATATCGATCAGTCCTATGCGTCGATGGGCGCGCGGATGCGCCTGGCGCCCGACCAGCTCACCAAGTCTCTCGAAAGCCAGGGCATCCGTCCGGAGACGCTGAAGGCGCGCCTGAAGGCCGAGATGGTTTGGAGCAGCCTGGTCCGCGGGCGCTACAGGCAGAGCCTCCAGGTCGGCGAAAAGGACGTCGCCGCCGCTGTGCAGGCCAACGGCAACGAGAAACTGGAGGTCGAAGCCTTCGAATACCGGCTGCAGCCGGTCGTATTGATCGTCCCGAAAGGATCGCCCCCTGCCACCCTCGAGGCACGGCGCAAGGAAGCCGAAGTGTTGCGCGGCCGCGTGCAGACCTGCGAAGAGGCCAACTCCTACTTCAAGTCGATGCAGAACGCCGCGATACGTGAGGTCGTGACCAAGACTTCGGCCGACATACCGGCTGTACTTCGTGAAGTGCTCGACAAAACCCCGATCGGCCATCTGACCGCGCCCGAGGTGACCAAACAGGGCGTCGAGATGGTTGCGCTATGCGGCCGGAAGGCGACCACCGTCGACACGCCGAAGAAAAAGGAAATCCGGGATAAGATGTTTGTCGAGAAGTACGAGGCGAAGTCGAAGTCGTACCTGCAGGAAGTCCGCAGAGCCGCGATGATCGAATATCGTTGA
- the pdxA gene encoding 4-hydroxythreonine-4-phosphate dehydrogenase PdxA, with protein sequence MAKPLALTSGEPAGIGPDITIKAWLRRDELKLPAFYLLGDRDYLSHRAKALGLAVPFADVRPEDAPAAFADALPVVATGHAATARPGHPDDSSAEAALASIRQAVADVASGRAAAVVTNPIAKSVLYRAGFRHPGHTEFLAELAASGGHTPQPVMMLWSPALAVVPVTIHLSLREAIAQLSSELIVTTARIVVADLKARFGIARPRLAISGLNPHAGEDGSLGVEDQTIVAPAVEILRGEGIEARGPLPADTMFHAAARNTYDCAICMYHDQALIPIKTLAFEDAVNVTLGLPFIRTSPDHGTAFDIAGTGRANPSSLIAALRLAARMAAAQPA encoded by the coding sequence ATGGCAAAGCCGCTCGCGCTGACCTCAGGCGAACCTGCGGGAATCGGGCCCGACATCACGATCAAGGCGTGGCTGCGCCGCGATGAACTGAAGCTTCCCGCATTCTACCTGCTCGGCGATCGCGACTATCTCAGTCACCGCGCCAAGGCGCTGGGACTCGCCGTGCCGTTCGCCGACGTCCGGCCCGAGGACGCACCCGCTGCATTCGCCGACGCATTGCCTGTCGTCGCTACCGGCCATGCCGCAACGGCGCGGCCGGGCCACCCCGATGACAGTAGTGCCGAGGCGGCGCTGGCCTCCATTCGTCAGGCGGTCGCCGATGTCGCCAGCGGGCGGGCTGCTGCGGTCGTTACCAATCCAATCGCGAAAAGCGTGCTCTACCGCGCCGGGTTCCGGCATCCCGGCCATACCGAATTCCTCGCCGAGCTCGCGGCGTCAGGCGGCCATACGCCGCAGCCGGTGATGATGTTGTGGTCGCCCGCCCTCGCCGTCGTGCCGGTGACGATCCACCTTTCGCTGCGCGAGGCGATCGCGCAGCTGTCGAGCGAGTTGATCGTCACCACGGCCCGCATCGTGGTCGCGGATCTGAAAGCCCGTTTCGGCATCGCACGTCCGCGTCTTGCGATATCCGGCCTCAATCCCCACGCCGGCGAAGACGGCTCGCTCGGCGTCGAGGACCAGACCATCGTGGCGCCGGCCGTCGAAATCCTGCGCGGCGAAGGCATCGAAGCCAGGGGCCCGTTGCCGGCCGACACCATGTTCCACGCCGCCGCGCGCAACACCTATGACTGCGCGATCTGCATGTATCACGATCAGGCGCTGATCCCGATCAAGACGCTTGCCTTCGAGGACGCGGTCAACGTCACCCTGGGATTGCCGTTCATTCGCACCTCGCCGGACCATGGCACCGCCTTCGACATCGCCGGCACCGGCCGCGCCAATCCGTCGAGCCTGATCGCGGCGTTGCGGCTGGCCGCCCGCATGGCGGCGGCGCAGCCGGCATGA
- the rsmA gene encoding 16S rRNA (adenine(1518)-N(6)/adenine(1519)-N(6))-dimethyltransferase RsmA has translation MSAIDDLPPLREVIRQHSLSARKSLGQNFLLDLNLTARIARAAGPLQDATVIEIGPGPGGLTRALLALGARRVIAVERDERALGPLEQIARRYPGRLEIICADAQAFDPRPLLGGQPAKIVANLPYNIATALLIDWLSIEPWPPWYEMMVLMFQREVAERIVARENDEAYGRLAVLANWRTETKILFDISPAAFVPQPKVTSSVVRLVPRKAPEACDRRALEQVAAAAFGQRRKMLRQSLKSLSVDPARLAAAAQVDVTRRAETVPVSGFVAMARELINIRATKTS, from the coding sequence ATGAGCGCGATCGACGACCTGCCGCCGCTTCGCGAGGTCATTCGCCAGCATTCCCTGTCGGCCCGCAAATCGCTCGGCCAGAATTTCCTGCTCGACCTCAACCTCACTGCGCGGATCGCGCGCGCGGCAGGGCCGCTGCAGGACGCCACGGTGATCGAAATCGGTCCCGGCCCCGGCGGCCTGACGCGCGCACTGCTGGCACTGGGCGCGCGGCGCGTCATCGCGGTGGAGCGCGACGAGCGCGCGCTCGGGCCGCTCGAACAGATCGCACGGCGGTATCCGGGACGGCTGGAAATCATCTGCGCCGACGCGCAGGCCTTCGATCCGCGGCCGTTGCTCGGCGGTCAACCGGCGAAGATCGTCGCCAACCTGCCCTACAACATCGCGACCGCGCTCCTGATCGACTGGCTGTCGATCGAGCCATGGCCGCCCTGGTACGAAATGATGGTGCTGATGTTTCAGCGCGAAGTGGCCGAGCGCATCGTCGCGCGCGAGAACGACGAGGCCTATGGGCGGCTGGCGGTGCTGGCGAACTGGCGCACGGAGACGAAGATCCTGTTCGATATCTCGCCGGCGGCCTTCGTGCCGCAGCCCAAGGTCACCTCGTCGGTGGTGCGGCTGGTGCCGCGCAAGGCGCCCGAGGCGTGCGACCGCCGGGCGCTCGAGCAGGTGGCAGCGGCGGCGTTCGGCCAGCGGCGAAAAATGCTGCGGCAAAGCCTCAAGTCCCTTTCCGTCGATCCGGCCCGGCTGGCCGCCGCCGCGCAGGTCGATGTCACACGGCGCGCCGAGACCGTCCCGGTCTCCGGCTTTGTTGCCATGGCCCGTGAATTGATAAATATACGCGCGACAAAAACGTCCTGA